A part of Kryptolebias marmoratus isolate JLee-2015 linkage group LG8, ASM164957v2, whole genome shotgun sequence genomic DNA contains:
- the ptpn11b gene encoding tyrosine-protein phosphatase non-receptor type 11b isoform X1 codes for MTSRRWFHPNITGTEAEQVLLTRGVHGSFLARPSKSNPGDFTLSVRRNNEVTHIKIQNSGDYYDLYGGEKFATLAELVQYYTEQQDLLRERNGHVIELKYPLNCKDPTSERWYHGHLSGKDAEKLLTEKGKAGSFLVRESQSQPGDFVLSVLTNEEKHDNVDRKTKVTHVMIRCQKDGKYDVGGGERFDTLADLVDHYKKNPMVEKSGIVVHLKQPFNATRINAANIENRVRELNKVADNSEKPKQGFWEEFEVLQQQECKLLYPRKEGQKPENKSKNRYKNILPFDTTRVIIKDPEVPGTDYINANYIRNMNEDGRHVEESKVFIATQGCLQNTVTDFWKMVYQENAHVIVMTTKEMERGRNKCVRYWPDLHSTKEFEKVLVRNVEERPAQDYILRKLEVTRLDRKEPLRYIWHFQYLSWPDHGVPNEPGGVLWFLEEVNRTQSTIKDTGPIVVHCSAGIGRTGTIIVIDILIDIISRQGLDCDIDIPKTIQMVRQQRSGMVQTEAQYKFIYMAVQQYIDTAQKRLEEEQRNKMKEREYSNIKYPQMTNSRSKHSMASSRSSSVMTNDDSSSVYENINFKTPQTSFSSNTRR; via the exons GCGTAACAATGAGGTGACCCACATTAAGATCCAGAACTCTGGAGACTACTATGACCTGTATGGAGGTGAGAAGTTCGCCACGCTAGCCGAGCTGGTGCAGTATTACACCGAACAACAGGATCTGCTGCGTGAGAGGAACGGCCATGTCATTGAGCTCAAGTATCCGCTCAACTGCAAAGATCCAACCTCTGAGAG GTGGTACCACGGGCATCTCTCTggaaaagatgcagaaaaactcCTGACAGAAAAGGGCAAAGCTGGCAGCTTTCTAGTACGGGAGAGCCAGAGTCAACCAGGAGACTTCGTCCTCTCCGTTCTCACAAATGAAGAGAAACATGACAACGTGGACCGCAAGACCAAGGTCACCCACGTAATGATTCGCTGTCAG AAGGATGGCAAGTATGACGTGGGCGGTGGTGAGCGGTTCGACACCCTGGCTGACCTCGTAGACCACTACAAGAAGAACCCCATGGTGGAGAAAAGTGGCATCGTAGTGCACCTCAAACAG ccTTTTAACGCCACGAGGATAAATGCTGCCAACATTGAGAACCGGGTACGAGAACTCAACAAAGTAGCAGACAACTCTGAGAAGCCCAAACAAGGATTCTGGGAAGAGTTCgag GTACTTCAACAACAGGAGTGTAAACTGTTGTATCCCAGGAAAGAAGGCCAGAAGCCAGAAAACAAGAGTAAAAACAGATACAAGAATATCCTCCCCT TTGACACGACGCGAGTTATAATCAAAGATCCAGAAGTTCCTGGTACAGATTACATCAACGCCAACTATATTAGA AATATGAACGAAGACGGGCGCCATGTAGAGGAGAGCAAAGTCTTCATCGCCACCCAGGGATGTCTGCAGAACACGGTGACAGACTTTTGGAAGATGGTGTATCAGGAGAATGCACACGTCATCGTCATGACCACAAAGGAGATGGAGCGAGGAAGG AACAAATGTGTTCGTTACTGGCCAGACCTCCACTCCACTAAGGAGTTTGAAAAGGTGCTGGTGAGGAATGTGGAAGAGCGACCAGCTCAGGACTACATCCTGAGGAAGCTGGAGGTCACACGTCTGGACCGG AAGGAGCCTCTGAGGTACATCTGGCACTTTCAGTACCTGAGCTGGCCGGACCACGGGGTGCCTAATGAGCCCGGTGGGGTCCTCTGGTTCCTGGAGGAGGTCAACCGCACACAGAGCACCATTAAAGACACTGGACCCATTGTTGTCCACTGCAG TGCAGGCATCGGCAGAACCGGCACCATTATCGTCATCGACATCCTCATTGACATTATTAGCAGACAAG GTCTCGACTGTGACATTGACATCCCAAAGACCATCCAGATGGTACGGCAGCAGAGATCGGGCATGGTCCAAACAGAGGCCCAGTATAAGTTTATCTACATGGCGGTGCAGCAGTACATAGACACGGCTCAGAAGAGACTGGAAGAAGAGCAG agGAATAAGATGAAGGAGAGAGAATACTCCAACATCAAATATCCCCAGATGACCAACTCAAGGTCCAAACACAGTATGGCCTCCTCCCGCTCCTCTTCTGT aATGACAAACGATGATTCTTCAAGTGTGTACGAGAATATAAACTTCAAAACCCCTCAGACGTCTTTTAGCAGCAACACCAGGAGGTAA
- the ptpn11b gene encoding tyrosine-protein phosphatase non-receptor type 11b isoform X2, translating into MTSRRWFHPNITGTEAEQVLLTRGVHGSFLARPSKSNPGDFTLSVRRNNEVTHIKIQNSGDYYDLYGGEKFATLAELVQYYTEQQDLLRERNGHVIELKYPLNCKDPTSERWYHGHLSGKDAEKLLTEKGKAGSFLVRESQSQPGDFVLSVLTNEEKHDNVDRKTKVTHVMIRCQDGKYDVGGGERFDTLADLVDHYKKNPMVEKSGIVVHLKQPFNATRINAANIENRVRELNKVADNSEKPKQGFWEEFEVLQQQECKLLYPRKEGQKPENKSKNRYKNILPFDTTRVIIKDPEVPGTDYINANYIRNMNEDGRHVEESKVFIATQGCLQNTVTDFWKMVYQENAHVIVMTTKEMERGRNKCVRYWPDLHSTKEFEKVLVRNVEERPAQDYILRKLEVTRLDRKEPLRYIWHFQYLSWPDHGVPNEPGGVLWFLEEVNRTQSTIKDTGPIVVHCSAGIGRTGTIIVIDILIDIISRQGLDCDIDIPKTIQMVRQQRSGMVQTEAQYKFIYMAVQQYIDTAQKRLEEEQRNKMKEREYSNIKYPQMTNSRSKHSMASSRSSSVMTNDDSSSVYENINFKTPQTSFSSNTRR; encoded by the exons GCGTAACAATGAGGTGACCCACATTAAGATCCAGAACTCTGGAGACTACTATGACCTGTATGGAGGTGAGAAGTTCGCCACGCTAGCCGAGCTGGTGCAGTATTACACCGAACAACAGGATCTGCTGCGTGAGAGGAACGGCCATGTCATTGAGCTCAAGTATCCGCTCAACTGCAAAGATCCAACCTCTGAGAG GTGGTACCACGGGCATCTCTCTggaaaagatgcagaaaaactcCTGACAGAAAAGGGCAAAGCTGGCAGCTTTCTAGTACGGGAGAGCCAGAGTCAACCAGGAGACTTCGTCCTCTCCGTTCTCACAAATGAAGAGAAACATGACAACGTGGACCGCAAGACCAAGGTCACCCACGTAATGATTCGCTGTCAG GATGGCAAGTATGACGTGGGCGGTGGTGAGCGGTTCGACACCCTGGCTGACCTCGTAGACCACTACAAGAAGAACCCCATGGTGGAGAAAAGTGGCATCGTAGTGCACCTCAAACAG ccTTTTAACGCCACGAGGATAAATGCTGCCAACATTGAGAACCGGGTACGAGAACTCAACAAAGTAGCAGACAACTCTGAGAAGCCCAAACAAGGATTCTGGGAAGAGTTCgag GTACTTCAACAACAGGAGTGTAAACTGTTGTATCCCAGGAAAGAAGGCCAGAAGCCAGAAAACAAGAGTAAAAACAGATACAAGAATATCCTCCCCT TTGACACGACGCGAGTTATAATCAAAGATCCAGAAGTTCCTGGTACAGATTACATCAACGCCAACTATATTAGA AATATGAACGAAGACGGGCGCCATGTAGAGGAGAGCAAAGTCTTCATCGCCACCCAGGGATGTCTGCAGAACACGGTGACAGACTTTTGGAAGATGGTGTATCAGGAGAATGCACACGTCATCGTCATGACCACAAAGGAGATGGAGCGAGGAAGG AACAAATGTGTTCGTTACTGGCCAGACCTCCACTCCACTAAGGAGTTTGAAAAGGTGCTGGTGAGGAATGTGGAAGAGCGACCAGCTCAGGACTACATCCTGAGGAAGCTGGAGGTCACACGTCTGGACCGG AAGGAGCCTCTGAGGTACATCTGGCACTTTCAGTACCTGAGCTGGCCGGACCACGGGGTGCCTAATGAGCCCGGTGGGGTCCTCTGGTTCCTGGAGGAGGTCAACCGCACACAGAGCACCATTAAAGACACTGGACCCATTGTTGTCCACTGCAG TGCAGGCATCGGCAGAACCGGCACCATTATCGTCATCGACATCCTCATTGACATTATTAGCAGACAAG GTCTCGACTGTGACATTGACATCCCAAAGACCATCCAGATGGTACGGCAGCAGAGATCGGGCATGGTCCAAACAGAGGCCCAGTATAAGTTTATCTACATGGCGGTGCAGCAGTACATAGACACGGCTCAGAAGAGACTGGAAGAAGAGCAG agGAATAAGATGAAGGAGAGAGAATACTCCAACATCAAATATCCCCAGATGACCAACTCAAGGTCCAAACACAGTATGGCCTCCTCCCGCTCCTCTTCTGT aATGACAAACGATGATTCTTCAAGTGTGTACGAGAATATAAACTTCAAAACCCCTCAGACGTCTTTTAGCAGCAACACCAGGAGGTAA
- the ptpn11b gene encoding tyrosine-protein phosphatase non-receptor type 11b isoform X3: MVRWFHPNITGTEAEQVLLTRGVHGSFLARPSKSNPGDFTLSVRRNNEVTHIKIQNSGDYYDLYGGEKFATLAELVQYYTEQQDLLRERNGHVIELKYPLNCKDPTSERWYHGHLSGKDAEKLLTEKGKAGSFLVRESQSQPGDFVLSVLTNEEKHDNVDRKTKVTHVMIRCQKDGKYDVGGGERFDTLADLVDHYKKNPMVEKSGIVVHLKQPFNATRINAANIENRVRELNKVADNSEKPKQGFWEEFEVLQQQECKLLYPRKEGQKPENKSKNRYKNILPFDTTRVIIKDPEVPGTDYINANYIRNMNEDGRHVEESKVFIATQGCLQNTVTDFWKMVYQENAHVIVMTTKEMERGRNKCVRYWPDLHSTKEFEKVLVRNVEERPAQDYILRKLEVTRLDRKEPLRYIWHFQYLSWPDHGVPNEPGGVLWFLEEVNRTQSTIKDTGPIVVHCSAGIGRTGTIIVIDILIDIISRQGLDCDIDIPKTIQMVRQQRSGMVQTEAQYKFIYMAVQQYIDTAQKRLEEEQRNKMKEREYSNIKYPQMTNSRSKHSMASSRSSSVMTNDDSSSVYENINFKTPQTSFSSNTRR, translated from the exons GCGTAACAATGAGGTGACCCACATTAAGATCCAGAACTCTGGAGACTACTATGACCTGTATGGAGGTGAGAAGTTCGCCACGCTAGCCGAGCTGGTGCAGTATTACACCGAACAACAGGATCTGCTGCGTGAGAGGAACGGCCATGTCATTGAGCTCAAGTATCCGCTCAACTGCAAAGATCCAACCTCTGAGAG GTGGTACCACGGGCATCTCTCTggaaaagatgcagaaaaactcCTGACAGAAAAGGGCAAAGCTGGCAGCTTTCTAGTACGGGAGAGCCAGAGTCAACCAGGAGACTTCGTCCTCTCCGTTCTCACAAATGAAGAGAAACATGACAACGTGGACCGCAAGACCAAGGTCACCCACGTAATGATTCGCTGTCAG AAGGATGGCAAGTATGACGTGGGCGGTGGTGAGCGGTTCGACACCCTGGCTGACCTCGTAGACCACTACAAGAAGAACCCCATGGTGGAGAAAAGTGGCATCGTAGTGCACCTCAAACAG ccTTTTAACGCCACGAGGATAAATGCTGCCAACATTGAGAACCGGGTACGAGAACTCAACAAAGTAGCAGACAACTCTGAGAAGCCCAAACAAGGATTCTGGGAAGAGTTCgag GTACTTCAACAACAGGAGTGTAAACTGTTGTATCCCAGGAAAGAAGGCCAGAAGCCAGAAAACAAGAGTAAAAACAGATACAAGAATATCCTCCCCT TTGACACGACGCGAGTTATAATCAAAGATCCAGAAGTTCCTGGTACAGATTACATCAACGCCAACTATATTAGA AATATGAACGAAGACGGGCGCCATGTAGAGGAGAGCAAAGTCTTCATCGCCACCCAGGGATGTCTGCAGAACACGGTGACAGACTTTTGGAAGATGGTGTATCAGGAGAATGCACACGTCATCGTCATGACCACAAAGGAGATGGAGCGAGGAAGG AACAAATGTGTTCGTTACTGGCCAGACCTCCACTCCACTAAGGAGTTTGAAAAGGTGCTGGTGAGGAATGTGGAAGAGCGACCAGCTCAGGACTACATCCTGAGGAAGCTGGAGGTCACACGTCTGGACCGG AAGGAGCCTCTGAGGTACATCTGGCACTTTCAGTACCTGAGCTGGCCGGACCACGGGGTGCCTAATGAGCCCGGTGGGGTCCTCTGGTTCCTGGAGGAGGTCAACCGCACACAGAGCACCATTAAAGACACTGGACCCATTGTTGTCCACTGCAG TGCAGGCATCGGCAGAACCGGCACCATTATCGTCATCGACATCCTCATTGACATTATTAGCAGACAAG GTCTCGACTGTGACATTGACATCCCAAAGACCATCCAGATGGTACGGCAGCAGAGATCGGGCATGGTCCAAACAGAGGCCCAGTATAAGTTTATCTACATGGCGGTGCAGCAGTACATAGACACGGCTCAGAAGAGACTGGAAGAAGAGCAG agGAATAAGATGAAGGAGAGAGAATACTCCAACATCAAATATCCCCAGATGACCAACTCAAGGTCCAAACACAGTATGGCCTCCTCCCGCTCCTCTTCTGT aATGACAAACGATGATTCTTCAAGTGTGTACGAGAATATAAACTTCAAAACCCCTCAGACGTCTTTTAGCAGCAACACCAGGAGGTAA
- the LOC108233020 gene encoding RING finger protein 223 gives MEQDTQQIWYTQIPPQEVPGEVQKKISVASQPECSICYNTYDNVFKTPKLLECTHTFCLECLSRLMAVSLSDQDDMGGSARLSCPFCRHPTMLPVEGPPALATSREVLCKLPSHQQKEEPVWLEGEKLCYKSSRQDAAAGAPDSPTAFCVCIDIGASKSADTPVQTRPRTSGLLGRLSDWKRMILFFVLMVLLIVVVLWPLQCVFSTGNLHCTKDQQQITTTFTPFISRPGPKR, from the coding sequence ATGGAGCAAGACACTCAGCAGATTTGGTACACGCAAATCCCCCCTCAGGAGGTGCCAGGAGAGGTGCAAAAGAAGATCTCCGTGGCCAGCCAGCCGGAGTGCTCCATCTGCTACAACACCTACGACAACGTCTTCAAAACCCCCAAGCTGCTGGAGTGCACTCACACCTTCTGCCTGGAGTGCCTTTCCCGCCTCATGGCAGTCTCGTTGTCCGACCAGGATGACATGGGTGGCAGCGCGCGCCTCTCCTGCCCCTTCTGCCGCCACCCCACCATGTTGCCCGTGGAGGGACCCCCAGCCTTGGCCACCAGCCGGGAGGTCCTCTGCAAGCTGCCCAGCCACCAGCAGAAGGAGGAGCCGGTGTGGCTGGAGGGGGAGAAGCTGTGCTACAAGAGCTCCAGACAGGACGCCGCGGCTGGCGCCCCCGACAGCCCCACGGCCTTCTGCGTCTGCATCGACATCGGGGCCAGCAAGTCGGCAGACACTCCGGTCCAGACCAGGCCCAGGACTTCAGGCCTGCTGGGCAGACTGTCAGACTGGAAGAGGATGATCCTCTTCTTCGTGCTCATGGTGCTGCTCATCGTGGTCGTGCTGTGGCCGCTGCAGTGCGTCTTCAGCACCGGAAACCTGCACTGCACGAAGGATCAACAGCAAATCACCACAACTTTCACTCCCTTCATCAGCAGGCCTGGCCCGAAAAGATAA